TATAATTACCGGGAATGCAGGTTAGCAACCAAGACACCAACACAGAATAGATCGCTGCTGATCCAGACAGCGAATTCCTGGCGCTAGTGGGTGGAACCCTGATATGCGGATGATGCAATCTTAGAAGGGTCAATCAATGATATACTTCAGCAGTTCTCGTGTGAGAACTTTTATTTTTCGTTGCTCATACGGCGACATGGGGGAGTTATAGTCTTAGGCTCTGAGAAAATGGCCAGAATCTTTGGACGGTGAACGGCCAACGGATTTTGGCCCCCTTTTCGGGCGAACCGCCGTTCGCCCCTACAGAATCACCTAAAATTGTCATCCTGCGAAGCTTTTGCACGGGATCTCTCATATCTCGTCCATCTCACCCTCTCTACTTAATCTCGTGGGACTTCTCTCTTTTCTTTTGGCCTCCTGGCGCGTAGGCGTCAGCATCACTTCCCCGGATGATTTTCCGGGCATCACTTCCTGGGATGCTCTTCCCAGCATCACTTCCTCGCGCCAACGAGCCTCACTTCCTCCAGATTCTTCTCATTTCTGATTGAATTTGTAGGTTCTTCATTATGCTAAACTAATTAATATAGCTAAGGGAGGGAAGTTCTCATGATTACTAGAAAGGAAGGAAGGGCCTTCTTGAGCAACAAGATCTGGGAAGAAGCTGAAAGGGAGTCACGCAAGACAGATCAGATGGAGGGGAAGCCTCAGCCTCCATTGGAAAAAAGCACAGAGGGATTTGATCTCATGAAGCTCCCCGATCCCAACTCCACTGATCTACTTATGAAGGATTTTAGAGAGATTATCTTCTCGAGGGAGAGCAGGAGGGTTTACTCGGATGAGAAGATATCCCTTGAAGCGCTTTCATTTCTTCTTTGGTCTTCGCAGGGAGTAAAAGGAGTACTAAAGAACAACTACGCGACGCTGAGAACTGTTCCATCTGCAGGCGCGCGACATCCGTTTGAAACATACATCTTCGTTAGATTGGTAAAAGGATTGAAGAAGGGTTTGTATCGTTACGTGGCTCTTTCACATTCTCTGATTCTTCTGAAGGAAGGAGACTTCGCCAACGAAGTCGCCATTGCCGCTCTAGGTCAGAAGTTTGTTGGCCATTGCGCAGTCACGTTCGTTTGGTCCGTTATCCCGTACAGAACGGAATGGAGATACGATCTGACTTCTTATAAACCGATTCTCCTGGACGCGGGCCACGTGTGCCAAAATCTTTATTTGGCTTGTGAGGCTCTTAATCTTGGCACCTGTGCCATCGCTGCCTATGACCAGACCAAAATCGACAAATTGATTGGTCTTGACGGCAATGAGGAGTTCGCTATCTATATGGCTCCTGTCGGAAAACCAAAGAGGTATTGAGATGAGCATTTCAGAAAACGAACTGGCAGTTCTCGAGAAGATTTACAAGAAGGTTCTAGGCAGAGAGAAGAGGTATTTCTCGGTCGATGAACTGATTAGAGAGTCCGGCTCTTGTCCAGATGAGCTTAATGAAGCTCTGAGATCTCTTGGTGAAGAGGAACTGATCGAGATCAAGCCATTCAGAATGGGAAGGATTACTCACAAAGGCATAATGGAGGTAGAAGGTAACAGGATCCCGGAAAAAGATAAGGCAAGACAGCTGGTTCTCGCTAGAATAAACGAGCTTACCTCAGGTGATCCGGATGTGTATTTGAATATAGATGCTCTTGCTGGAGAGCTTAATATGATGAGATATGAACTCTTCGATATCTTGAACTTTCTTCAGGGCGAGGGATTGGTGAGGATTCTTTCAAGAATGTCTGTCGCAATTGTAAAAAGAGACTAAAGAAAAGAAGCCAGCTTTCTGGCTTCTTTTTTGGGGATGATGAAAAGGGCGTCTTGCTTTTCTAAATTGGAGCCTGATTCACTATCGCTTTACCGGAGTAGCTTGCTTTGTTTGCTATTCAGGCTCCTATTCCCTTCTTGCTTGATCTACATCTGTGTACGGGGATCACATCTATGTGAAACATCTATCGCTGCTCGAGATAAATATAGAACCTGTAGATTAGAGAAGAATTAGACCTGGATTAGAGTTTCTTAATCTTTGAAGGAAGAGTGATCTTGAAGGTGGATCCTTCTCCAGGGGTACTCTCCACAGATATGAGGCCTTCATGGGCCTTAACAATTTCCCGGGCTATAGATAAACCTAAACCTGTGCCCCTCGTCTGCGACCTTGCCTTATCAACTCGGTAGAATCTGTCGAAGATTCTGTCGATCTCCTCGGATTGTATACCGATACCGTTATCTTCAACAATTATCTCTATCTTTTTTGCCGAATGATTGCTGCCCGCAGCTATTCTGACACGGCCGCCTTCCGGAGTATGTTTTATTGCATTGTCAACAAGATTAAAAAGCGCTCTTGAAAGATGTTTCCGATTACCTGCTATCTCCAGGTCATATGGGCAGTCCTTCGTGATTTCGATATTCTTTTCCTCCGCAAGCACTTTGATCGTGTCAAGTACATCGTCAATCATGACACTTACCGGGAAAATTTCAAAATCACCTTTAGGAAAGTTGTTCTCGAGCCGGGTAATTATCAGAAGGTCATCGATGATACTGGTTAAGCGCTCGATTTCGTTCTCAATCTGGACAAGAGCGTTCACGTATTCATCGGATTCTCTATCTCTGTGAAGTGTTACGTCTACTATGCTTCGAATCGC
The sequence above is drawn from the Mesotoga sp. UBA6090 genome and encodes:
- a CDS encoding SagB/ThcOx family dehydrogenase — its product is MITRKEGRAFLSNKIWEEAERESRKTDQMEGKPQPPLEKSTEGFDLMKLPDPNSTDLLMKDFREIIFSRESRRVYSDEKISLEALSFLLWSSQGVKGVLKNNYATLRTVPSAGARHPFETYIFVRLVKGLKKGLYRYVALSHSLILLKEGDFANEVAIAALGQKFVGHCAVTFVWSVIPYRTEWRYDLTSYKPILLDAGHVCQNLYLACEALNLGTCAIAAYDQTKIDKLIGLDGNEEFAIYMAPVGKPKRY